DNA from Mycolicibacterium alvei:
CGCTCGCCGCGGTAGTTCTGGCGGGGGGGCTGCGCCGTATGGGGCGCGACAAGGCGACGCTGCCGTTTGACGGTTCGACGATGGTCGAGCATGTGGTCGCCGCCGTGAGTACGCGGTGCGCACCGGTTTTGTCATCGCCGCACCCGGCCAGCCGCTGCCTGAACTGCGGGCTGAGGTGCTGCGCGACGAGGTGCGGGGGGTGGGGCCGCTGGTCGCGACCGGCCGTGGGCTGCGTGCCGTCGCCGAAGCCGGCCTGGAGCGCGCCTTCGTCTGCGCGGTCGACATGCCGTATCTGAATTCCGAACTGATCGGTGTCCTGGCGGCCGCGGCCGACCGGGTGCCCGCCGATATCGTGCTGCCCTGGGACGGCAGGGCCCATTACCTGGCGGGGATCTATCGCAGCGCGCTCACCGAGCAGATCGCGGTCCGGTGCCGGGCGCAGCATGCGCGCGCTGGCCGAGTCCGTCGATACGCAGCGGATCGTGATGCCACCGCAGCGAGCGCTGACCAACGTCAACACGGCAGCCGATCTGCCCTGAGCGCCGCTATTCGGTAGATGGTATGCAGCAAATTATGAATTAGTCGCGAAACTCGGCCCAATTTATCGTGTCGAGATAATTCAGCCTGCATTTCGCCATATTTGAGGTCCCGGAAAGCGGGCGAATTGGGAAACGCCAGCGGTGATTGTGTGCCGGTCGGTCACGGAAGCCGCTGGGGCTCAGTACCATTCGATGGACCGCTGGTGGCGTGAATGCAGCGGGAAATTCGTTGCGGTGTACGACGAAGCTGCGCTATTCCCGACAAAAACACCCTGACCGCACGCTTTGCGTGGCATGCGGAATTCATCGCTCGGCGTCAGAGTTGGCCCAGCGACTTGGCGCTTCATGCTGTCTTGGTGTAATCAATTGCAGGGCAACACAGTTGGATGATCTACGCCGACCGCTGGCGCGCTGGAACGGCCGTCGCAAGGGTGTGGCGAGGGTCGGCAAGCCGGTCGATAAGTGTTGTGCGCCAGTGCTTTCGGGTGGAATTCAGGCTGCCTGGCGGGTGAGGGCTGCAGCGAACAGATTTGCGCGATTCGATGCGCGATGACACCTCGCCGATGGCATCCACCAGCGCTTTTAGCGTCAATGGGCCCAGGTGTCGGTGTTGCTGCGCCCGAATCAGGTGGGCCAGCTCACAAAATATGCGTGATCTCGGTCACGATTTGTTTGCGCCAATCACGAAACGGTAACGACGCTGGTCCGTGGCTGACCTGCACAGACAGTTCGTTCAGCGTCGCGTTATCTATCCGTGATCATTCCGCGATCGTGGCTACATCGGGATGACTTCTCTTCGAGACCTTTGTACGGTCCAAAGCGACTCCAAATGCGGAGCAAATAATTTCAAAACACCAAGAACCTGCGGTGAGTGGGGCCGCGGTGGCGATTACGCCCGACGCGGGGCCTGGGTCTGATCCCGGCCGGGCACTGGCCTCCCTTTCGTGCCTGACCGAGACGGCGCGAACCAACCCTTCCGGCCTGGATACAGGCTGCCGCATCCGCGTGAGCGGGTGTGCTTGGCGCGCGCTTGGCGAGAGGAACGAAGTGAAGAACATCCGCAAGACGTTTGGCCTGGGCATCATCGCCGGAGCGCTCGCTGTGGCTCCTGTGGCACTGGGTGCCGGCACCGCCAATGCGGACAGCGTCAACTGGGACGCCGTCGCTGCCTGTGAGTCGGGCGGCAACTGGGCGATCAACACCGGTAACGGGTACTACGGTGGCCTCCAGTTCAACCTCGGCACCTGGCGCTCCAACGGTGGGGCGGCATGCCTCATCAGGCCTCGCGCTCGAGCAGATCCGGGTCGCCGAGAACGTGCTGCGCAGCCAGGGCATCGGTGCTGGCCGTCGTGCGGTCGGCGCGGCTAGGACAGCGCTACCAACAACTTGATACGAAGCGGTGCCGGGCTGTTGCCCGGCACCGCTTCTGTTTCATCAGAATGCTCGGGTTACTCCAGCCCGAGAGCCTCCGATAAAACTTCAGCCTCCCCTGTAACGCGTGACGTTGGTCACACGAACCTATTAGTGACCGCACAGTTGCACGAACGTGATCGGCATCTGCCGCGGTCCCGGTGTCAAAGGTCGGGGAAGGGCCGTGAGATGACCATAAGAAGGATGTTGAACAGGGCGTTCTGGCTTATCGCAGTGTCGGCCGGGCTCATGCTCACACCCCTGTTGGGGGCCACGGCGACTGCCGGTGCGGACACGGTGAACTGGGATGCGATCGCCGACTGCGAGTCGGGCGGTAACTGGTCCATCAACACCGGCAACGGCCACTACGGCGGTCTGCAGTTCAAACCGGCAACCTGGGCCTCGAATGGCGGAATCGGATCGCCTGCCTCGGCGTCGCGTGAAGAGCAGATCCGCGTCGCCGAGAACGTCCTGGCCACCCAGGGGATCGGGGCCTGGCCGAAGTGCGGCGCCCGCGGTGGAACGCCGGCGGGCTGGCGGCCCGCCGCGTCGACCGGCTGCCAGGCCGTGCGTCCCGGCGCGGTGCTGGGGATCTTCGACCTGCGGCGGATCTGCACGACCTTCCTGGACCCTTTGACCGCGTTCGGTGTGCCGCGCTGAGCTCAGCGCACGGGGGTGAACGCCCCGCGCGCGGCGATCGAGGCCAGATGCCGGGTCAATACATATTCAGGCACGAGGACCGACGCCCGTGGCAGCGGCGCTGAGTACCTGCGGACGAAGGTTCACCACCCGGCCGATGAACTGTGACTCCCGCACGATCGCCATCACGCGTCTGCGTCGCACGGTCGCGAATCGGGAGAAGGCGGTCGCCAGATCGGGCCCCGCGAGCCCGGCCAACGTGGCGGCATCCTCCAACCCCTGACAACCGCCCTGGCCCAGATGCGGGCGCATCGGATGGGCGGCGTCCCCGGCGATCACCACAGGCCCCCGGGCCCAGTAGCGGGCCGGGGCCCGGTCGTATAGATCGTTGCGGAGCACCTGATCGGGATCTGTAGTGGCGAGCAGCGTCGGGACGGGGTCGGCCCAGGTGCCGAAGATCTGTTGCAGGTGCCTCAACTCTCCGTCGCCGTTCCGGTGTCCCTGCGGAGCCCGTTGGGTGGCGAACCAGTACGTGTGGTCGGGGCCGAGGGGCACGTGGCCGGCCTCCATCCCGGGGGCCATCGTCTCGCCCGCGAGTTCGGGGTCGATGGCATGGTCGGCCACCCCGCGCCAGGCCGTGTACCCGGCGTAGCGACGTTCCAGTGGACCGTTGAGGTGACGCGCCACCGTGGAATCGACTCCGTCGGCGCCGATGACCGCGGCCACCGCCCGCACCGATCCATCCGACAACCGCACCCGCACCTCACCGTCGCGTGCGTCGAGTGTCTGCGCGCCCACCCCGTATTCGACGGTGTCGGGGTGCAACGCCCCGGTGAGGATCTCGGTCAACGCGGTTCGATGAATCACCACGAGCGGTTCGCCGAGTGCCCGAATCATCCGGTCGGCCGCCGGGCGACGCAGCCAGGTGCCATCGTGCCAGCGCATGGCCCCCGCGGTGACCCGCCCGCCGGACGCGCGCACCTGGTCGCCCAGTCCGATCTCGTCGAGCGCAGCGAGCGCATTGGGCCAGATGCTGATGCCGGCCCCCGTGGTGGTGTCGGCACGCGCCTCGACGACGGACACCTCAAACCCGTGACGCTGCAACGCGACTGCGGTGGCCAGGCCGGTGATACCTGCGCCGACGACCAGGACGGACTGTGCCATCGGTCGAATCTAGCCGGGCTGGGTCCGGGCGACTCACCACGGTCGGTGGGGGGCTGGGTAGCCTTCCAGCGTTCTCGCAGTGTGCCTACCGGTTCCCGCGCCGAATTTGCCGGGATGGAACGAATGAATGAGGTCAGATGAAACTCACCCGCTTCGGTATCGCGCTCGGCGCCACACTGATTGCCGCCTCGGCGCTGAGTGGCTGCTCGACGGCGACCGATATCCGGGACGCGGCTGCCGGGCGGCCGAGAAGGTTGTCTCCTCGGGCACCGAGAAGATCACCGAAGTGGTGTCGGGCAACCTGTTCACCGCGGAGGGCATCGACAACGCCTATGCGGCGATCGGCGAAAAGGTCGGCGCCAACCCGATGCAGGTGGTCGACGTCGTGATCACGCCCGGCGTACTCAAGATCGAGGCCATCGACCCCAACGCCCCGACCGAGCTCAACGAATGGAGCTACACGTCCGGCATCGTCGCACCGCCGCGCCCCATCGACTATGACGACGACACCGAAGCGCTGCGGCACAACCTGTTCGCCACCTCCGACGTGCCGACCAGTGCGATCGTCGCGGCGATCGAGGGCGCCGTGGCGGCCAGTGAGATCCCCGACGGCAAGGTGCAGACGATCAGCATCAAGCGCAACATCCCGTTCGACGACAACGTGATCGTCTTCATCAACGTCCAGGGCGAGCGCAGCAGCAAGCAGGTTCGAGCGGACGTCACCGGAGCGGTCACCGAGGTGGTCTGACCGTTGCGCCGTTACCGTGGGGAGCCATGACGGCCTTCAACGATCTCGACGACTATTTCGCGCTGCCCCGGGTGTCAGGTCTCGCGGTGTCGCCGGATGGTTCACGGCTGGTTACCACGGTCAGCACACTCAATGACAAACGCACCGAATTCGTCAGTGCGATATGGGAATTGGATCCTGCCGGAGTCGAACCCGCGCGTCGGCTGACCCAAGGGGCCAAAGGGGAGTCCGCTCCGGTGTTCACCGCGGACGCAGACGTGTTGTTCCTCTCGGTGCGTCCCGCAGAGGGGGACGACACACCGCCGGCGGCCCTGTGGCGGCTGCCGGCGACCGGTGGTGAGGCATTCGAGGTGCTGGCGATGCCCGGCGGCGTCACCGCGGCCGTGAGCGCCCGCGCCGCCGACGCCACCGTGGTGACCACGTCCTGCTGTCGTCGTCGACCGGGTCGACGACGACAAGGCACGGCGCGAGGCGCGCAAGGACACCAAGGTGTCGGCGATCCTGCACACCGGCTACCCGGTCCGGCACTGGGATCACGACCTGGGGCCGGACCAGCCCACCTCTTCGACCTGGGGATGACGAGGCCGGGCCACAGGATCTGACCGCCGACCCGGGCGCGGCGTTGCGGGAGACGACGTTCGATCTCAGCGCCGACGGTGGATTCGTGGTGACGTCCTGGCAGGCTCCTGGCCCCGGCACGGCCCTGCGGGTGGTCCTGGTGCGCATCGACCGGGTCACCGGCGAACGCACCACCATCGCCGAGGAATCCGGAGCCGACCTGGAGCGCCCCGCGATCGCACCCGATGGCAGCGCGGTGGCCTTCACCCGGGAGACCCATTCCACTCCCACCGCGCCGCCGCGGATCACGCTGTGCTGCATGCGGTTCGGTGAAGATCTGGTGGAGCTGACGGGCGACTGGGATCGGTGGCCGTCCTCGGTGGCCTGGACACTGGATTCCTCGATGCTGATCGTGACGGCCGACGACGGTGGCCGCGGCCCGATTTTCTCCGTCGACCCCGTCTCGGGGGCGGTGACTCGGCTGACCGACGACGACTTCACCTACACCGATGTCAGACCCGCACCCGGCGGCGTGATCTATGCGTTGCGTAGCTCGTACGCGGTGCCGCCGCATCCCGTCCGTATCGACGCGGACGGCAGCGTCACCGAGATCCCGTGCCTCGACGCGCCCCAACTGCCCGGCACGCTGACCGAGATCACCGCGGCCGCGGCCGACGGCACAACGATCAGATCCTGGCTCACCCTGCCCGCCGGAGAGCAACCGGCCCCGTTGGTGCTGTGGATTCACGGCGGGCCGTTGGGCAGTTGGAACAGCTGGCACTGGCGGTGGAACCCGTGGTTGCTCACCGCCCAGGGATACGCGGTGTTGATGCCGGACCCGGGGCTGTCCACCGGTTACGGACAGGACTTCATCTCCCGCGGATGGGGCGCCTGGGGCGGCGAGCCCTACACCGACCTGATGGCCGCCACCGATGCCGCCTCAGCGCATCCGCGTGTCGACGCATCACGGACTGCCGCGATGGGCGGATCCTTCGGTGGGTACATGGCCAACTGGATCGCCGCCACACCGACCGGTTCGACGCGATCGTCACGCATGCCAGCCTGTGGGCGCTGGACCAGTTCGGGCCCACCACCGACGGCGCCTACTGGTGGGCACGCGATGACACCCGAGATGGCCCAGCGCAATTCACCTCACCTGTCCGTCGGCGACATCACCACCCCGATGCTGGTCATCCACGGAGACAAGGACTATCGCGTGCCGA
Protein-coding regions in this window:
- a CDS encoding S9 family peptidase: MRETTFDLSADGGFVVTSWQAPGPGTALRVVLVRIDRVTGERTTIAEESGADLERPAIAPDGSAVAFTRETHSTPTAPPRITLCCMRFGEDLVELTGDWDRWPSSVAWTLDSSMLIVTADDGGRGPIFSVDPVSGAVTRLTDDDFTYTDVRPAPGGVIYALRSSYAVPPHPVRIDADGSVTEIPCLDAPQLPGTLTEITAAAADGTTIRSWLTLPAGEQPAPLVLWIHGGPLGSWNSWHWRWNPWLLTAQGYAVLMPDPGLSTGYGQDFISRGWGAWGGEPYTDLMAATDAASAHPRVDASRTAAMGGSFGGYMANWIAATPTGSTRSSRMPACGRWTSSGPPPTAPTGGHAMTPEMAQRNSPHLSVGDITTPMLVIHGDKDYRVPIGEALRLWYELLTYSGLPADEHGESPHRFLYYPSENHWVLSPQHAKIWYQVVTGFLGEHLRGEPVQQPELLG
- a CDS encoding TolB-like translocation protein, with the translated sequence MTAFNDLDDYFALPRVSGLAVSPDGSRLVTTVSTLNDKRTEFVSAIWELDPAGVEPARRLTQGAKGESAPVFTADADVLFLSVRPAEGDDTPPAALWRLPATGGEAFEVLAMPGGVTAAVSARAADATVVTTSCCRRRPGRRRQGTARGAQGHQGVGDPAHRLPGPALGSRPGAGPAHLFDLGMTRPGHRI
- a CDS encoding transglycosylase family protein — encoded protein: MTIRRMLNRAFWLIAVSAGLMLTPLLGATATAGADTVNWDAIADCESGGNWSINTGNGHYGGLQFKPATWASNGGIGSPASASREEQIRVAENVLATQGIGAWPKCGARGGTPAGWRPAASTGCQAVRPGAVLGIFDLRRICTTFLDPLTAFGVPR